One window of the Pseudobdellovibrionaceae bacterium genome contains the following:
- a CDS encoding 2-oxoacid:acceptor oxidoreductase family protein, which produces MEKEMSSKSSSVPFPGIRTTTDGSYAVTWVETHCSSAAAAYPITPSTGMGVAFQEAVANGGENMWGEKLLFFEPESEHSAASVCEGYALSGGRVSTFTSSQGLVLMKEVLYTIAGKRLPVVFHIGARALTVHALNVHAGHDDIMAVADCGWGILFARNAQEAGDFALISRKVAEASRTPFFNVQDGFLTTHTVETARLPEPEMMARFVGAPDGLRNFMDPKNPVMSGTVQNQDAYMRGKVAQRGYYNEVKGHLLNAFNEYAQLTGRQYGVIDSYQMDDAEYALIGMGSYMETSQVAVDLLRQQGKKVGCVSVLSYCPFPSVELVSALQNCKAISVLERLDECHMPESPLARGIKAAFADASWGAPGFPQINKIPMIQHGAGGLGSRDVRLEDIFAIYDNMVKGSDGVFRYCIGIDHPDNLPTTTEQISARTKGEYSLRGHSVGGFGSVSTNKLLASVCDAIFGLNVQAYPKYGAEKKGLPTTFFLTLSEEPVTLHQELSEVDFVAVMDSFAFLNSDPLAGMLEGGVVFFQTKESDLSRIWNGLPKSAKKKIQDLNLRFYTLDSQGIADKHASSADLRQRMMGITMLGVFLKVTPFAERKGWERKVLMEKVEHLVRKMFGKRDEKTVQDNLACIIEGYEGVREITPSMMNS; this is translated from the coding sequence ATGGAAAAAGAGATGAGTTCCAAATCGTCATCTGTCCCCTTTCCTGGAATTCGCACCACAACTGATGGTAGCTACGCGGTGACGTGGGTCGAGACCCATTGCTCCTCGGCCGCTGCTGCTTACCCCATCACACCATCCACTGGAATGGGCGTGGCCTTTCAGGAAGCCGTTGCTAACGGTGGAGAAAACATGTGGGGAGAAAAATTGCTCTTTTTTGAGCCGGAGAGTGAACATTCTGCGGCCAGCGTGTGTGAAGGCTATGCTTTAAGTGGTGGGCGAGTATCCACTTTTACCTCCAGTCAGGGACTAGTGTTAATGAAAGAAGTGCTTTACACGATTGCGGGCAAACGCCTGCCCGTGGTCTTTCATATTGGCGCAAGAGCCCTGACCGTTCACGCCCTCAATGTTCACGCTGGCCATGATGACATCATGGCTGTCGCCGATTGCGGATGGGGAATCCTTTTTGCCCGCAACGCTCAAGAGGCAGGTGACTTTGCGTTGATTTCGCGCAAGGTCGCCGAAGCCTCCCGAACTCCGTTCTTTAATGTACAAGACGGATTCCTCACCACTCACACGGTGGAAACCGCCCGCTTGCCAGAGCCCGAAATGATGGCGAGGTTTGTTGGAGCCCCCGATGGATTGCGGAATTTTATGGACCCAAAAAATCCTGTGATGTCGGGAACCGTGCAAAATCAGGATGCCTATATGCGCGGCAAAGTGGCTCAACGAGGATATTACAATGAAGTGAAAGGCCATTTGCTGAATGCCTTTAATGAGTATGCTCAGCTCACGGGTCGGCAGTACGGAGTCATTGACTCTTATCAAATGGATGACGCTGAATATGCTCTGATTGGCATGGGCTCCTACATGGAGACAAGCCAGGTGGCGGTAGATCTTCTGCGCCAGCAGGGTAAAAAAGTGGGCTGTGTCAGCGTTCTCTCTTATTGCCCCTTTCCTTCGGTTGAACTGGTTTCAGCCCTACAAAACTGCAAGGCCATCAGCGTCCTTGAACGCCTTGATGAATGTCACATGCCAGAGAGCCCCTTGGCCCGCGGAATCAAGGCAGCTTTTGCCGATGCCAGTTGGGGTGCGCCAGGCTTTCCTCAAATCAACAAGATCCCGATGATTCAGCATGGGGCTGGAGGACTGGGGAGTCGCGATGTGCGCCTGGAAGACATCTTTGCCATCTATGATAACATGGTAAAAGGGTCGGACGGAGTTTTTCGCTATTGTATTGGTATTGATCACCCTGACAATCTACCAACCACCACTGAGCAGATTTCGGCACGCACCAAAGGGGAATACTCTTTGCGAGGACATTCTGTCGGAGGATTCGGTTCAGTTTCCACCAATAAATTATTAGCCTCAGTGTGTGATGCGATTTTTGGCCTCAACGTCCAGGCCTACCCCAAATATGGTGCAGAAAAAAAGGGTCTTCCAACCACCTTCTTTTTGACCCTGTCAGAAGAGCCGGTCACTCTCCACCAGGAACTATCAGAGGTGGACTTTGTCGCAGTGATGGATTCATTTGCCTTTTTGAACAGTGACCCACTTGCTGGGATGCTAGAGGGAGGGGTGGTATTCTTTCAAACCAAAGAGTCTGACCTCAGCCGCATCTGGAATGGCTTACCAAAGTCTGCCAAAAAGAAGATTCAGGATTTGAATCTACGGTTTTACACCTTGGACTCTCAGGGCATTGCCGACAAACATGCCTCCTCAGCAGATTTGCGCCAGCGAATGATGGGAATCACCATGTTAGGGGTCTTTTTGAAAGTAACTCCGTTTGCGGAACGCAAAGGCTGGGAACGGAAGGTGTTGATGGAAAAGGTGGAACATCTGGTTAGAAAGATGTTTGGCAAGAGGGATGAGAAAACCGTACAAGACAACCTGGCCTGCATTATCGAAGGCTATGAAGGTGTTCGTGAAATCACCCCTAGCATGATGAATTCCTAA
- a CDS encoding thiamine pyrophosphate-binding protein — translation MAKQNSTTEEIDKRSTDLDKFKEAVLSPYLCGQGNTCVKADELAARSLIPPKTGKARDFSFVSSEIPQYISENCVACMECVALCPDAALRPRVVNQKEYDQVLNSAREDLKGHITSHFGKTKKFWEMYEKKNQEPGYFSIWVDPSKCKGCAECIDVCGDHNALRMVDKSKEQMATDRAAIQHIIEQIPTTSDKFINEKLVTDMFLREDFWVYEGGSGACRGCGEITALNMAMLATAVRSGRNMAMIAATGCNSVYSATYPYNIFDVPWTNSLFENSPAVAMGVRMRLDQQGKQDTKLWVIGGDGAMFDIGFQSLSRILASGQDINVLVLDTQTYSNTGGQASTATFVAQNAKMSRHGKVVAGKQERRKELGLLAMMHPDVYVAQVSPAYHTHFLKVAMEAVDYPGPSVIIAYSPCPVEHGIADNESYSQARAAVLSRSFPLFVHDPRKGPTMKERLSLLGNPSLKEDWHSDPKTNETLDFVWFARREGRFSKHFNKAGEPTETLLHSQQDRLSNWRTLKELAGKL, via the coding sequence ATGGCTAAGCAAAATTCAACAACTGAAGAAATCGATAAACGCTCGACTGATCTGGACAAATTCAAGGAGGCCGTCCTCTCCCCTTATCTCTGCGGGCAAGGGAACACTTGTGTGAAGGCAGATGAATTGGCTGCCCGATCATTGATTCCCCCTAAGACAGGCAAGGCCCGGGATTTTTCGTTTGTCAGCTCTGAAATCCCTCAATACATTTCGGAGAATTGCGTTGCCTGTATGGAATGCGTGGCCCTTTGCCCCGATGCCGCCCTCAGACCTCGGGTTGTCAACCAGAAGGAGTACGATCAAGTCCTCAATTCTGCTCGGGAGGATCTAAAAGGGCATATAACTTCCCACTTTGGTAAAACCAAAAAATTTTGGGAAATGTATGAGAAGAAGAACCAAGAGCCCGGGTACTTTTCCATTTGGGTGGATCCCTCAAAATGTAAGGGGTGCGCCGAGTGTATCGATGTGTGTGGTGACCACAATGCGTTGAGGATGGTCGACAAATCCAAGGAGCAAATGGCCACGGACCGGGCCGCCATTCAACACATCATTGAACAGATTCCCACCACCAGTGATAAATTCATCAATGAAAAACTAGTCACTGACATGTTCCTGCGCGAGGACTTTTGGGTTTACGAAGGTGGTTCCGGCGCCTGCCGAGGTTGTGGTGAAATCACCGCACTCAATATGGCAATGTTGGCCACTGCCGTGCGCTCGGGCCGCAACATGGCCATGATTGCGGCCACTGGATGTAACTCAGTTTATAGCGCCACTTACCCTTACAATATTTTTGATGTACCGTGGACCAATTCACTATTCGAAAACTCTCCAGCGGTTGCCATGGGTGTGAGAATGCGCCTGGATCAGCAAGGAAAGCAGGACACCAAACTTTGGGTGATTGGTGGTGACGGGGCTATGTTTGACATCGGCTTTCAGTCGCTTTCGCGGATTTTAGCATCAGGACAAGACATTAATGTTCTTGTTTTGGACACGCAAACATACTCGAACACCGGAGGCCAAGCCTCCACAGCCACATTTGTCGCACAAAATGCGAAAATGAGTCGGCATGGTAAGGTTGTCGCCGGAAAACAGGAGAGACGCAAAGAGCTGGGCCTGTTGGCAATGATGCATCCTGATGTCTACGTTGCCCAGGTTTCGCCGGCCTACCATACTCACTTTCTAAAAGTCGCCATGGAGGCTGTGGACTATCCTGGCCCCTCGGTGATCATTGCCTATTCTCCCTGTCCGGTGGAGCATGGGATCGCCGACAACGAATCCTACTCACAGGCCCGGGCAGCAGTTCTCAGCCGCAGCTTCCCTTTGTTTGTCCATGATCCGAGAAAAGGACCTACAATGAAGGAGAGACTGAGTCTTCTTGGAAACCCTTCACTGAAGGAAGATTGGCACTCGGACCCTAAGACCAATGAGACCTTGGATTTTGTTTGGTTTGCAAGGCGGGAGGGCCGCTTTTCCAAGCACTTTAACAAGGCGGGCGAACCAACGGAGACTCTGCTTCACTCTCAGCAGGACCGTTTGTCCAACTGGCGGACTCTTAAGGAGTTGGCCGGTAAGCTATAG
- a CDS encoding DUF1223 domain-containing protein: MKNLGLTTCALLISMLAIPWAGAEGNKVQKPNEKTYDETYVTGEHQIHLVELFSSEGCSSCPPAESWVASLKGHPALWQKFVPIEFHVDYWNQLGWVDPFSNGLFTKRQREYASEWGTYRIYTPGFAFNGAEWRGLQTFNVKVTQKSPDGKPGRLKVIRKKELEFEVRFAAHGDKKEDYILHGVVLGNGLETKVPAGENEGRTLKHEFVVLTMEKVVLKRKGQEWVGNLTLPSPENSRARSYSVAFWARKPDSMKPIQAVGGPIAYRPTP; this comes from the coding sequence ATGAAAAATCTGGGCCTCACAACTTGTGCCTTGTTGATCTCCATGCTGGCTATTCCGTGGGCTGGAGCTGAAGGCAACAAGGTTCAAAAACCCAATGAGAAAACTTACGATGAAACCTATGTAACCGGAGAACACCAAATTCATTTGGTGGAGTTGTTTAGCTCCGAAGGCTGCAGTAGCTGCCCACCCGCGGAGTCTTGGGTGGCGAGTCTCAAGGGCCATCCGGCCCTGTGGCAGAAGTTTGTGCCAATTGAGTTCCATGTTGATTATTGGAATCAGCTTGGTTGGGTCGATCCATTTTCCAATGGTCTGTTTACAAAAAGGCAGAGAGAATACGCCAGTGAATGGGGAACCTATCGCATTTACACCCCTGGATTTGCGTTCAACGGTGCTGAGTGGAGGGGGCTGCAGACTTTCAACGTCAAAGTGACGCAGAAATCCCCAGACGGCAAGCCAGGAAGGTTAAAGGTGATTCGCAAAAAGGAACTGGAGTTCGAGGTTCGCTTTGCAGCTCATGGTGACAAAAAAGAGGATTACATTCTTCATGGAGTGGTTCTTGGCAATGGACTGGAAACAAAGGTTCCGGCAGGAGAAAATGAAGGTCGAACCCTCAAACATGAATTTGTCGTCCTGACCATGGAGAAGGTCGTGCTTAAGCGTAAAGGCCAAGAGTGGGTGGGGAACTTAACATTGCCTTCACCGGAAAACTCCAGGGCTCGCTCCTACTCCGTAGCATTTTGGGCGCGAAAGCCCGACAGCATGAAGCCGATTCAGGCTGTCGGTGGACCTATAGCTTACCGGCCAACTCCTTAA
- a CDS encoding class I SAM-dependent methyltransferase, which yields MLRNWVENKMSKKGRKSGIRKKSKVKITKSLPEFDKYYHYLNSVQSPHTDVEFLRDTYRELKGTRGSTLREDFCGTFKILCEWVKMHAEHHGIGIDLDEEPTNYGKDHYLSELTEHQQKRIQVYNDNVLKPNLPKADIIAAMNFSYFIFKTREVMKEYFTNSFNSLNKNGILVLDCFGGSACMEPNEEETLHDHWSYFWDQESFDPVTNHAQFFIHFKRKGEKKREKVFTYDWRMWSIPELRDILEDVGFKRTHVYWEGTDKDGEGDGVFKRIEVSDEDCESWVAYIVAEK from the coding sequence ATGCTGAGAAATTGGGTAGAGAATAAAATGTCAAAAAAAGGTCGCAAGTCTGGGATTCGAAAAAAGTCGAAAGTAAAGATCACCAAATCCCTTCCGGAGTTTGATAAGTACTATCATTACTTAAATTCGGTTCAATCCCCTCATACTGACGTTGAATTTTTGCGTGATACCTATCGGGAATTAAAGGGGACGCGAGGCAGTACACTGCGAGAAGATTTTTGTGGCACCTTTAAGATTTTGTGCGAATGGGTGAAAATGCACGCTGAGCACCATGGCATCGGCATTGATCTGGATGAAGAGCCGACAAATTATGGGAAAGATCATTATTTGTCGGAGCTGACAGAGCATCAACAGAAGAGGATTCAGGTATATAACGACAACGTCTTGAAACCCAATCTTCCCAAGGCTGACATTATTGCAGCCATGAACTTTTCCTACTTTATCTTTAAGACTCGCGAAGTGATGAAGGAGTATTTTACCAACAGTTTTAACAGCTTGAACAAGAACGGAATTTTGGTCCTCGATTGCTTTGGAGGCTCAGCCTGTATGGAGCCTAATGAGGAGGAGACTCTTCATGATCATTGGTCTTATTTTTGGGATCAGGAGTCCTTTGATCCGGTAACTAATCATGCTCAGTTCTTTATTCACTTTAAACGCAAAGGTGAAAAAAAACGGGAAAAAGTTTTTACCTATGACTGGCGGATGTGGTCCATTCCTGAATTGAGGGATATCTTGGAGGATGTGGGATTTAAGAGAACCCATGTCTACTGGGAAGGCACCGACAAAGATGGTGAAGGCGATGGCGTCTTCAAGCGAATTGAAGTGTCTGATGAGGACTGTGAATCCTGGGTCGCTTATATCGTCGCTGAGAAATAA
- a CDS encoding alpha-ketoacid dehydrogenase subunit beta has protein sequence MANMAQAIRMALHYCEDNYELQDIFGEDVGAPLGGVFTATQGLKTAWNSPLDERGVVGMAIGIGLAGDRCVAEIQFADYIFNTIDLLKIAGNTHWVSNGNYSLPIVLMTPVGAGIRGSVYHSHSFDALATRLPGWKVVMPSNPLDAYGLMLSAVQDPNPVLFLKPKALMRVRGEDLIPGEPDDEKKLKSMIDAPIGDRSKWQPRWPDVQEYAVPIGKAKITRHGHNLTIVTYGRNVLMCNQAADELHHEGVNVEVIDLRSLIPYDWDTIRESVHRTGRVLFVNEDTEVTNFGEHLAYRVTQELFYELLARPRVLAAKNLPGIGLHPNLEEGTVPQVRDIKETAMEVINEVP, from the coding sequence ATGGCGAATATGGCACAGGCCATCCGCATGGCCCTCCACTACTGTGAAGATAACTATGAGCTTCAAGATATTTTTGGCGAGGATGTTGGCGCTCCCCTTGGCGGTGTTTTTACCGCGACTCAAGGGTTGAAAACTGCCTGGAACTCACCTCTTGATGAAAGGGGTGTTGTTGGTATGGCTATCGGCATTGGCTTGGCTGGCGATAGGTGTGTGGCTGAGATTCAGTTTGCTGATTATATCTTTAACACCATCGACCTTTTAAAAATCGCCGGCAACACCCACTGGGTGTCTAATGGTAACTATAGTTTGCCGATCGTACTCATGACTCCAGTGGGGGCAGGAATTCGTGGGTCCGTTTACCATAGCCACAGTTTTGATGCTCTGGCGACCCGCCTGCCTGGATGGAAAGTGGTAATGCCCAGTAACCCTTTGGATGCTTATGGTTTGATGCTTTCAGCAGTTCAGGATCCAAATCCTGTTCTATTCCTTAAGCCCAAGGCTCTAATGCGGGTGAGGGGAGAGGATTTGATTCCCGGTGAGCCGGATGATGAAAAAAAGCTCAAAAGCATGATTGATGCCCCTATTGGGGACAGGAGCAAGTGGCAACCGCGGTGGCCGGATGTACAGGAGTATGCGGTGCCTATTGGTAAGGCAAAAATCACTCGTCACGGTCACAACCTGACTATCGTGACCTACGGACGAAATGTTTTAATGTGTAATCAGGCTGCAGATGAGCTCCACCATGAAGGTGTGAATGTGGAGGTGATCGATCTTCGCAGCTTGATACCCTACGATTGGGACACCATCCGCGAGTCGGTTCACCGTACGGGTCGAGTTCTGTTTGTGAATGAGGACACGGAGGTGACCAACTTCGGTGAGCATCTGGCCTATCGAGTGACGCAAGAGTTGTTTTACGAACTTCTTGCTCGTCCTCGGGTGTTAGCAGCAAAAAACCTTCCGGGAATTGGACTTCATCCGAATTTGGAGGAGGGCACCGTTCCCCAGGTTCGTGATATTAAAGAGACGGCCATGGAAGTTATTAATGAGGTGCCTTGA
- a CDS encoding thiamine pyrophosphate-dependent dehydrogenase E1 component subunit alpha, producing the protein MARISASRNNVTKKSPGRGKTLGNKAAGKKKASGKSSAKKSPKLELPKELLLEIHRLMVKSRVLEERLIKIYKAGEAFFWIGGPGEEAFGVPLGLLTKKGQGPEYDYLHLHYRCSPTMVALGMPMIDSIRLIMNRATDPCTGGRNFANHYCFPQWNVVPVSSPIEVQYTTAIGTAWAQRRRKTDGITIVTGGDAGTAEGDFASCLVWATRKGSELPMLITVQNNGWGISTPFQGQHGETHIADRGKAFNMKAMVINGNDPVESYIKIQEATEYIRKTGKPVLMETMVSRLYGHSSADGASRRPEEDCVELFEEKLKRVGLLTDSKIKAIWDEYEKEAREAQEQVRQEPAPTEDSLWDHFFVNNENGDWRKF; encoded by the coding sequence ATGGCGCGAATCAGTGCGAGCCGCAATAATGTGACTAAAAAGTCGCCGGGTCGAGGCAAGACCCTGGGTAACAAGGCTGCCGGCAAAAAGAAAGCCAGTGGTAAAAGCAGTGCCAAGAAGTCTCCTAAGCTGGAGCTTCCAAAGGAGCTGTTGCTGGAGATCCACCGACTGATGGTGAAATCCCGGGTCCTCGAAGAACGTTTGATCAAGATCTATAAGGCGGGCGAGGCCTTTTTTTGGATTGGCGGTCCCGGCGAGGAAGCCTTTGGCGTTCCCCTTGGACTGCTGACTAAAAAGGGGCAGGGTCCTGAGTACGATTATCTGCATTTGCACTATCGTTGTTCGCCGACCATGGTGGCCTTGGGTATGCCCATGATCGATAGCATTCGCCTAATTATGAATCGGGCAACCGATCCTTGTACTGGTGGACGAAATTTCGCCAATCACTATTGCTTCCCGCAGTGGAACGTGGTGCCGGTTTCTTCTCCCATTGAGGTCCAATATACAACGGCCATTGGCACGGCTTGGGCTCAGCGACGGCGGAAAACCGATGGCATCACCATTGTCACCGGTGGAGACGCCGGGACTGCAGAGGGTGATTTTGCCAGCTGCTTGGTTTGGGCCACCCGGAAAGGTTCGGAACTCCCCATGCTAATTACTGTGCAGAATAATGGTTGGGGGATTTCCACTCCCTTCCAGGGACAGCATGGAGAGACTCATATTGCGGATCGGGGCAAGGCCTTTAACATGAAGGCCATGGTAATCAATGGCAATGACCCAGTGGAATCCTATATCAAAATTCAAGAGGCGACGGAGTACATTCGGAAAACGGGTAAGCCCGTGCTGATGGAGACCATGGTCTCCCGTCTGTACGGCCATTCTTCAGCTGATGGAGCCAGCCGTCGGCCAGAAGAGGACTGCGTGGAGTTGTTTGAAGAAAAGTTGAAAAGGGTGGGACTGCTCACAGATTCCAAAATCAAGGCTATTTGGGACGAATATGAAAAGGAAGCTCGGGAGGCCCAGGAGCAAGTGCGCCAGGAGCCGGCACCAACCGAGGATAGCCTTTGGGATCATTTCTTTGTGAATAATGAAAACGGCGATTGGAGGAAATTCTAA
- a CDS encoding carboxy terminal-processing peptidase, with amino-acid sequence MNQRKQVQQLALIFSFILAVLVVPAQVALGQGMSPQVMELKCSHLFEIQQRYLNRHVTYDAVGTPNLEHRTVDQFIKRLDGSKMYLLTKDVNTVKRSLKNLFKKLRDENDCDGIVKANQLFVSRVKARVDYVKKTLGPKFKFDPKVKLVLDPEKRKRPATMEEANSFHDKYLQYQIANYLASDMKLDEAKQRVIRNYERILRRIEETPEREVWANYLDSFARALDPHTAYLSKDALEDFEIQMRLSLEGIGATLSSQDGFTVIEQLIPGGAAYRSGKLKPKDKIIEVAQGETGEAQNVIEMDLRDVVRLIRGKKGTKVRLTILRKEDEGSSRFAVVLVRDKIKLEDEAAQITYVDKEVKGGEKKKIALLTLPSFYADNRKKGRSAAGDMKNLIQDARAQGAEAMVLDLSNNGGGSLDDAVKIAGLFFRVGNVVKQSSRATERGELSLADRDPDVDWSGPLVVLISRVSASASEIVSGALQDYKRAVIVGGDHTFGKGTVQSVEYLPPGLGAMKTTVGMFFTPGGNSTQHRGVHADIGMPSAYSTDEIGEKTLDYSLPPKKISSFLSRKAYVAEGKGSWKVVSGDLIARLKKNSLARMAASDEFKKLKEEIEKSRKRGSVIDVAEHYKEKTEAKKKDEKADGKAVSATPNKDTEGKPSPGMEEEDDEVLTREERKKRYMERPDVQEAINIAVDMVADFAGTPNITIGAKQTPDEENKTKKKKN; translated from the coding sequence ATGAATCAGCGCAAGCAAGTACAACAGTTGGCTCTCATTTTTTCATTCATCTTGGCGGTTTTGGTAGTCCCAGCGCAAGTTGCCCTTGGGCAGGGGATGAGTCCTCAGGTCATGGAGCTCAAGTGTTCGCACTTGTTTGAGATTCAACAACGTTATTTGAATCGGCACGTAACGTACGATGCAGTGGGAACTCCAAACTTGGAGCATCGGACGGTGGATCAGTTCATCAAACGTCTCGATGGCTCAAAGATGTATTTGCTCACTAAGGACGTAAATACCGTCAAAAGAAGCCTGAAAAACCTTTTTAAAAAGCTTCGTGATGAGAATGACTGTGACGGAATCGTCAAAGCCAATCAGTTGTTTGTATCTCGTGTGAAGGCTCGCGTTGACTACGTTAAAAAGACGTTGGGTCCAAAATTTAAGTTTGATCCAAAGGTCAAGCTGGTGTTGGACCCCGAAAAGCGAAAGCGGCCGGCGACCATGGAAGAGGCCAACTCCTTCCATGATAAATACTTGCAATATCAAATTGCAAATTATCTGGCTTCTGACATGAAACTCGATGAAGCCAAGCAGCGAGTGATTCGCAACTATGAAAGAATTCTCCGGCGCATCGAGGAAACTCCTGAACGTGAAGTTTGGGCAAATTACTTGGACTCATTTGCGAGAGCTTTGGACCCTCATACGGCCTATCTGTCGAAAGATGCTCTTGAGGATTTCGAAATTCAAATGCGCCTCTCGCTCGAAGGTATTGGTGCAACACTCAGTTCTCAGGACGGTTTTACGGTAATCGAGCAGTTGATTCCTGGTGGAGCGGCATATCGTTCCGGGAAGCTGAAGCCCAAAGATAAGATTATCGAAGTCGCCCAGGGCGAAACTGGAGAAGCTCAAAATGTAATTGAGATGGACCTTCGGGATGTGGTTCGCCTCATTCGCGGAAAAAAGGGCACCAAGGTGCGACTGACTATTTTGCGAAAAGAAGACGAGGGCAGCTCTCGCTTTGCCGTGGTTCTTGTTCGCGACAAAATCAAACTTGAGGATGAAGCGGCTCAGATTACCTACGTGGACAAGGAGGTTAAAGGCGGAGAGAAAAAGAAAATCGCTCTCCTTACTCTTCCCTCGTTTTATGCGGATAATCGCAAGAAGGGGCGGTCTGCCGCCGGAGACATGAAAAATCTTATTCAGGATGCTCGAGCTCAGGGTGCTGAGGCCATGGTTTTGGATCTTTCCAATAACGGTGGGGGGTCCTTGGATGATGCAGTCAAAATTGCGGGCCTGTTTTTCCGCGTGGGAAATGTGGTTAAGCAGTCGAGCCGGGCGACAGAGAGGGGAGAGTTGTCTCTTGCTGATCGGGATCCGGATGTGGATTGGTCTGGACCACTGGTTGTTTTGATCAGCAGGGTATCGGCCAGTGCCTCTGAGATTGTGTCTGGTGCTCTACAGGATTATAAGCGTGCCGTAATCGTCGGCGGTGACCATACATTTGGCAAGGGAACAGTTCAGTCGGTTGAGTATTTGCCGCCGGGCCTGGGCGCTATGAAAACAACCGTTGGGATGTTCTTCACTCCTGGTGGGAACTCGACCCAGCACCGCGGTGTTCACGCGGATATTGGTATGCCCAGTGCCTATTCGACTGATGAAATTGGTGAAAAGACCCTCGACTACTCTCTGCCGCCTAAGAAGATTTCTTCATTTCTATCGCGGAAGGCCTACGTGGCTGAAGGTAAGGGCTCGTGGAAAGTGGTGTCTGGAGACTTGATCGCTAGACTCAAAAAGAATTCATTGGCCCGCATGGCGGCAAGTGATGAATTCAAGAAATTAAAGGAAGAAATTGAGAAGTCACGCAAACGTGGAAGTGTGATAGATGTCGCCGAACATTACAAAGAGAAGACTGAAGCCAAAAAGAAAGATGAGAAGGCCGATGGCAAGGCTGTGAGTGCTACCCCCAACAAGGACACTGAAGGCAAACCATCCCCTGGAATGGAAGAAGAGGACGATGAGGTCCTAACTCGGGAAGAACGCAAAAAACGCTACATGGAGCGCCCTGATGTTCAAGAAGCCATCAATATTGCCGTCGACATGGTGGCTGATTTTGCGGGCACTCCCAATATCACGATTGGGGCCAAACAGACTCCTGATGAGGAGAATAAAACCAAGAAGAAGAAGAATTGA